Proteins encoded within one genomic window of Ranitomeya variabilis isolate aRanVar5 chromosome 4, aRanVar5.hap1, whole genome shotgun sequence:
- the PSMC5 gene encoding 26S proteasome regulatory subunit 8, producing the protein MAPPGEFKMSGDGTEQMEMDETRGGTGLRQYYLSKIEDLQLVVNEKSQNLRRLQAQRNELNAKVRLLREELQLLQEQGSYVGEVVRAMDKKKVLVKVHPEGKFVVDIDKNIDINDVTPNCRVALRNDSYTLHKILPNKVDPLVSLMMVEKVPDSTYEMIGGLDKQIKEIKEVIELPVKHPELFEALGIAQPKGVLLYGPPGTGKTLLARAVAHHTDCTFIRVSGSELVQKFIGEGARMVRELFVMAREHAPSIIFMDEIDSIGSSRLEGGSGGDSEVQRTMLELLNQLDGFEATKNIKVIMATNRIDILDSALLRPGRIDRKIEFPPPNEEARLDILKIHSRKMNLTRGINLRKIAELMPGASGAEVKGVCTEAGMYALRERRVHVTQEDFEMAVAKVMQKDSEKNMSIKKLWK; encoded by the exons ATGGCTCCACCGGGTGAATTCAAGATGTCGGGGGACGGAACCGAGCAG ATGGAAATGGATGAGACTCGTGGTGGCACCGGCTTACGTCAGTATTATTTGTCAAAGATCGAGGATTTACAG TTGGTTGTCAATGAAAAAAGCCAAAACTTGAGACGTCTTCAAGCCCAGAGAAATGAGCTCAATGCAAAAG TGCGTCTGCTGCGTGAGGAGCTGCAGTTACTTCAGGAGCAGGGATCCTACGTTGGAGAAGTAGTGCGAGCCATGGACAAGAAGAAGGTGTTGGTCAAG GTCCATCCCGAGGGGAAGTTTGTTGTGGACATTGACAAAAACATTGATATAAATGAC gtgacgccaaattgtagagtggctttaagaaatgacagttacacCCTGCACAAAATCCTGCCCAATAAGGTGGACCCACTGGTGTCGCTGATGATGGTGGAGAAGGTCCCAGACTCCACATATGAGATGATTGGAGGTTTGGACAAGCAGATCAAGGAGATAAAGGAAGTCATTGAGCTGCCAGTCAAACATCCTGAGCTGTTCGAGGCACTTGGGATTGCACAGCCTAAG ggCGTGCTTCTTTATGGACCCCCAGGTACAGGGAAGACATTACTGGCCCGTGCTGTGGCACATCATACAGACTGCACATTTATCCGTGTGTCTGGATCCGAACTTGTTCAGAAGTTTAttggggagg GAGCTCGTATGGTACGAGAGCTCTTTGTCATGGCTCGAGAGCATGCTCCTTCCATCATATTCATGGATGAGATTGATTCCATTGGATCTTCACGGTTGGAAGGCGGTTCTGGTGGGGACAGTGAAGTGCAGCGTACAATGCTCGAGCTACTGAACCAGCTGGATGGCTTTGAGGCTACAAAGAATATTAAG GTCATTATGGCAACCAACAGAATTGATATATTGGATTCTGCTTTGCTGCGCCCAGGTCGCATTGACAGGAAGATTGAGTTCCCCCCTCCTAATGAAGAG GCTCGTTTGGACATTCTCAAGATCCATTCCCGAAAGATGAATCTGACACGTGGTATCAACCTGCGTAAAATTGCAGAGCTAATGCCCGGAGCGTCCGGAGCGGAGGTGAAG GGCGTGTGTACGGAGGCAGGGATGTACGCTCTGCGTGAGAGAAGGGTACATGTCACACAAGAAGACTTTGAAATGGCTGTAGCAAAG